aaaaagattgggCGTCTTCACAGCGATGAAACGATCAAGTTCAATCGATGTGAAGACCATAAAGAAAAGCGGACAAGTGAATCGAAAATGAATCGAGTGAGCAACAGCAATCAATAAGGTTTCaactgtttgattttgttgcgAATCAATCcaacaattaaaattacatCGCCACACTTGAATTCAACGACTCCTGgatacaagaagaaaacgcaAATTCCATTCAACAAAGCGTTCCTTTCCTGGTCGCCGGATTTTATAGAAAATTCATTACCGCCGCGATTAACTGTAATAGATGTAGGGGATTTCGTCAGGGCCGTACTGGTACTCTTCATCCGGATGAGCGGGTCGTTTGATAGAATTCCAGTACGATTGGCGGTGGACGACCGCCATCGGTCGACCCCTGTAATAGCCGTATGGTCTCCCTAGACACGCAACCGAACGCAAATATTAATTGATTAGCGCATCCTGATGCCATTCCTTTGCCTTGAACCCAGTCGCTTTCACTTACTGATACGGAAATGAAAGGCGTCGACGACGTAACCGCGTTCCGTTTCCATGACGGCCAACGCCTGGAAAACCAGCAAAAGGGCAAACAGTCGCCACTGggcaatttcaagaaaaagaaaaatgattggaCGAGACCCGATAAAAGACGTTAACCTTTAACATTGAAATATACCTTGAGttctgaaagtgaaaaattcattttgaaatgcgCACCCGATATGTTGCCTGATCCTGTTGGATTTTGTTAGAATATTCGATTGATACTGAAGAGTCAACAGTCAAAGGGCCGCCCGTTTATAGGACCCGCCGTGAATGTACGCAGGAGGAAGAAAATCATCAGAGTCCGGAACAAGGACAAATTCTTCATGAAAACGAATCGTAGGATCAATCTCGTGCGTCGTTGATTGCCACCTTTTTGTTATTCGCATTGTTATTCACCTTGCATACTCCCCGGATTATTTCGCCATGTCAAGGTGACGCAACGTCGCAACGATCCGTACAGGCTGCAGCGCACAGACATGTTAAACATATTAAACTTTCGACATTCATTTGCCAATTAAAAAAGGGTACGTGTCTTGTCCGTCGACTTGGCTTCGCTTGACTTTTTATTCCATCACACCGGATCTGTACATGACGCACTAAAGCCTCCCTCAGCTCGAATAGGAAACTCTAATAGtataatcaatttgaaaaacaaattgattgaCCAATATTGACTAATGACTACAATGTTGTTGGACACCGCCATTCGCATGCGTATTATATTACCTCGCACTTGTACATTGAGAGTAACTGTATACCCACGAGCAAAGTAAGAGGAATAAAAGGCCAGCAGGAAACGTGCAACTTTGTCGTTGCGATTGTTTTAACACGTTCGATATGTACAGAAGCGGACTGTCGCGTAGCCAAAATTCACCTCGGGTCGATGATCGACTTCTAATCAAAATTCTCCCGCTTTTAtaagattcaaatttcaaacgcTTTTCGTCGAGTTCCGCTCGGTCAATAATTTGGAATTGACGAAAAAACTAATGGGATAACGGCGACAATTATTCGGTGAGAAATAACTCTAATAATTAACCAACAGTTTGTCATAAGAAATTGATGATATTAATATTTGTTTCGTCAATTCAACCCATTTCAGTTCTTGTATTTAATTAGTTCAAACGGCAACCAAACCAACAATGGGATATCTGAGCCTGGCTAATATTTAACTATAACCTCATTTCACCAACAATTTCCTCTcacaattaaacaaaacgTGCAAGTACATAATCTGCATTAAATTGTTGTCGTATTTAGCAAAACTGGTTAGTTTTTAACACGAATCAACACAagaaggaataataaaaatgaaaagtggaTCGTCAGAGGAGGAAGACGGGTTCGACGGTGACAACATGTCAAGAACTTTAGCACTGGAATAGGCGATTTTAATTGATAGTTGACTGGGTCACCAAAGCTGTTCTCCGGACAAATTGATAaggtttcttcatttcttgcCTTATACCTATACTAAGTTTGATGGGTACACCCATTACTGAGTCTTCTTGTTTTAGTGCGATGATTCCTTTCGGGTGCTCCTGCAGGGGGGCAGCTTTCGCTTCACGGGAACGTCTGATGGGCTCGCGTTTCTTTCCGCCCTTCACCCTTTTGACGTGATAAGAGTGGGAGGAAGCGgcttttccagcagcagcgtgatGATCCTTCGAAGCGTGTTCAGATTTTTGGACCATTTCGGAAACTATACAGTGCGAATAAACAAGAATCACCCAAATATAATAGTAACACAAACCACCGCTGGAAATAACGACCCAAATAATGATGAGAAGTTTAAACCAGATTTTACCATGTTCCTCCGGTGCTGGATTGGCTGTTGTCGTGAAGACAAAAACCAGGGCCACCATAGCCAAGATGCTAAACACCTGCATGTAACATTTGCAAAataatgattgaatttcttatacggccacaatttcaaaaaaggaatcgaCTTTTACCTTAAATTTCATGATGAAGAGTTCAGCGAGTGTATTAAACTGTTTGAAGATCAGAAAATATCTGTGACATTCATTCGCAAATACGGCTGCTTTTTCAGTCGAAACATCGTGAATTAAAACTGACGTGGCTGTTGGCTATTGGCAATTGAACGACACGTCGAGAAATCTCGATTTCCACAGGTGTTAATGGTTTCAAATTATAGTCGCGTCAACTATTCCTGCGAAAGAACAGGATTGCGAATACATCGACCCCATCGTCAAATATCTCGAACGTGACTTTGGATTAATTTGCGCAATTGAATTCGATCAGTTGGCCACCCAGAACGACATCCGATTACAGTTCACTTGTGCTATTTCAGgatttatttggtttcaaCTGGTTTCTACTGGATTAATCCGGCGTTTAATGTTAGTTAGGGTAAATAATAACTAGGCTATTTTAACGTACGACAATAGGACGCCCCCCTCCCCCGCGATGGCGTAGTAGTTGTAATATTATACAACATAAATGACATATCAAAGTTCTTGAAATAAGATTGGCCAATTCATCTGATATCGCAActttaaaatctgaaatggacACGGTCAAATATAAAACGCATTCAGGTCTCTGTAAGTCCCAAttccatcgaaaaaaaagaaagaaaactactGGATGATCTCATAGCGAAATCTGATCGCTGGATGCTTCCGGCCGCAATGCTCCGGTTGTATCCCTTATGCGCATCTTATGTCTCTGAACAAGGCTAATCTTTTGAATGAAGAAATGCTGTACGCAGCAGTGATCAGTGACGCATTCAGTCCGATATCTGCCAAATTCTAAAAGTCACGTTTTTcgaactatttttattttacagggAATACAGGTCGAGGAGTACGAGCAACAACATGAAGCCAAATAGCTCGAAACGTATGTCGTCGTTGTCAACTAGCGATTGGCCATTTCAAAACGCGCCATTTCAGTTCTACAATTGACCCGCTATAAAAAGCCGATGTACTTGCCAATTCATGTCGCAGATTGTTCTGATCTTCAAACAGTTTGCACTCGCTGAAAATCTCTCATCATGAGTTTCAAGGTAAAAGTTacacattcatttttaaattgtggtcgtaataatttcaatcattttgcaAATGTCACCTGCAGGTATTTAGCATCTTGGCGTTGGTCGTCTTGGTTTGCGTCCTCACGACGACAGCCAATCCAGCAGCACCGGAGGAACATGGTAAAATCTGATTTTAACttcttgtattattatttgtgccGTATTAATCTCTCACGATGAGTTGTTACTATGATAGAGTGACCCTTAATATTTCTTTGCATTGCAGTTACGGAAATGGCCCACCACCACAAGAAATCGGAACGCGGATGGAAGAAGCATGTTGCGGCTGAGAGACGCAACTTCACCCGAACTCATTACCACCACACCAGGAAgatgaaggaagaaaatgaatccgtGAAGGAAACGGTGAAAACCAAAAGAGACGACGATGACAAAGTCATTCAGTTCGATTTCAGCAAATGGCTGAAAAACTTTAAACCCGCCATCAAGGTAGCAGCTCCTCTTGACATTGATGAGAAACCTACAACCCTGGAAGCGGTCGAAGCTACCCCTGCGGCAGCCGATCCAGCTCTCGTTGCGGCCATGGAAATGACTAACCTTGCAGGCGTCGAAACTGCTGTAGTGGAGGCGGTCGATGCCGCTCCTCTTGTGTTAGTCGAACCAGCAGTTCCTGTTCCCGCCACGGAACCCATTTCTCTTCCGACTGTGGAAATAGTGTCCTTACTCGCAGTCGAGCCAATCGTCGCCGTCGAAGAATTGTTGTAATCATCAGTATTCGATTTGACGGGTACTGATTTACGTTTCATTTCGTTTGCTGTGATGTCGATGACGATCTGTTTTACTTGCTTCTCTCAATATATAATCAATTGCATCAGAGATAACGGAGGCTGTTCTTGCgtcgttttcatttcttcctgATTTTATATTACCCGACTAATAAACTCGACGCCAATTTATACCATTATTAACTCGCCAATTCTGCCTTTTCCCTCCTTGAGACCATTGGACAGATTGATGACATTTTTCAGGGTTTTCCCACCTTGCACGTCAAGGGAACAAGACAAATTGGCAAGGtgatatttataaaataaagaaggaaatgCAGTTGAAATTCTTGTTGTTCAATGCCGTGGGTTTCCCCCCAGAAATCAAAGAAGGAGGTTAACTGCGATTATGCAGCCGCCGCATCCCTGAAAAACTTTCTCTTCCATCTAATCCGATAGATACCCGCCTACTTTACCTTGGCTTTCGAAAAGGTATAAAATGCCGAGGCCCACTCTGTTGTCTGCATCATTCGACCATCGTCTAACCAACGGaaaagtcaacaacaacaacaacatgagTCGTTCAAATTtggtaagtttaaaaaaacattcgcaGTTCAACaaggatttcaaattttggatttagCAGCAAAGTGATGGTGCACTGGATGATACGCATggattatttctttgtttttaattgtttcttccTACATTTATTGTCAACAGTTGAGCTTGTGTCTGGTGCTGGGCGTGTTGGCCGCCGTAGCAAACGCCGAGGCCGCCGCAGTGCCGAGCGCACCCCGTGACAAGCGGCAGATTCTCGGCGCTATTCTGGGCAGTCTgttgggaggaggaggacacgGTAAGTCCATTCGGTTATATCTAATTGACTGTTTGAATTGTAATTATTGAAATCTTTTCAATGCGGATAACAGGTCACGGCGGACACGGCGGTGAACATCACGGCGGAGGACACGGGTATGAAGGTGGTCACGGGGGTGGGCACGGATATGAAGGTGGTCATGGGCACGGAGGGTATGGTGGACATGGGCACGGAGGTGGGCACGGATATGAAGGACATGGGCACGGAGGATATGGTGGATACGGTGGACACTATGGTGGATACAACCAAGGATACTACGGCGGcggacatcatcatcactgaTCATCACTCCCACGAAATCCCATTAATTCTACTGTTCAAAAttcccatttcatttttcccataGTCGCCAATTATGACTTTAATCGCCTGTCCCGTTTATACTCAGCACAATTTCACCGCAATGTGATACCGAACGCAACAATGTCTGATATTAAAAACTATGCAAACGCACATTgaccaaataaatcaaaacattatCACATTTCTCCTAGCTCGGATTTATATTTCACTGTCTATTGTTTCATTGAATTGGGTTGGCTATTCTTTACAACGGACCTTATAAAAGGTAGTCAACACATAACGTCGTCAACTGGAGCTTTGCGGCCGGAAGCATCCAGCAATCAGATTTTGCTATGAGATCACCTTACTCTCAGTTTTTTCAATGGAATTGGGACTTACAGAAACTTGAATGCGTTTTATATTTGACCGTgtccatttcagattttaaagTTGCGATATCAGATGAATTAGCCAATCTTTTTTCAAGAATTATGAAGTCATTTCTGTATAATATTACAACTACTACGCCTTCGCTTTGGGGGTGTCATATTGGCGTACGTTGAAATcggcttttttatttcccttaaCTAACATTAAACGCCGGATTAATCCAGTAGAAACCAGTTCAAACCAAATAAATCCTGAAATAGCACAAGTGAACCGTAATCGGATGTCGCTCTTGGGTGGCCAACTGATCGAATTCAATTGCGCAAATTAATCCAAAGTCACGTTCGAGATATTTGATGATGGGATCATTTTATTCGCAATCGTGTTCTTGCACAGGTTTAGTTGACGCGACTATAATTTGAAACCATTAACACCTGTGGAAATCGAGATTTCTGGACGTGTCGTTCAAATGCCAATAGTCAATAGCCACGTCAGTCGTAATGATTCACAATGGCCAATATTCGACTATAAAAGCAGCCGTATTTGCGAGTGAATGTCACAGATATTTTCTGATCTTCAAACAGTTTAATACACTCGCTGAATTCTCATCATGAACTTTAAGGTAAAAGTTAATAGcttcattttgtctttttcaattcatatggtcaaaagaaattcaatcatttcgcAAATTATGTCAACTGTAGGTATTGAGCATTTTGGCTATGGTGGCCATGGTCGTCTTCACGACGACAGCCAATCCAGCACCGGAGGAACATGGTAAAATCTGATTTTATCgtctttcattatttgtgtcgTTATTTCCCGCTGTAGTTTGTATTTACTATTATGTTTGGGTGATTCTTGTTTATTCGCATTGTTTAGTTTCCGAAATGGATGAAGAATCTGAACACGCTTCGGAGGATCATCACGCTGCTGCTGAAAAATCCGCTGCCGCCCACTCTCACCACGTCAAAAGGGTGAAGGATGGAAAGAAACATCACGAGCCCATCAACAGACGGCCCCGTGAAGCGAAAGCTGCCACCAAGGAGCACAAGAAAGGAGCCATCGCAACAAAAGAGGGAACCATCAAAGCCGGAGCCACCGCACCGATTCATGTACCACAGGGTGACCCAGCTGTGGGCCTTCATGCCCCAGTTCGTGTAAAGCCTAGGCAGCCCAAAGTTATCTGGAATGCTCCCAAGAAACCCGTTGTCGGCTAGTCCAGCGCTCAAGTTCTTGACATGTTGTCACCGTCGAACCCGGCCTCCCTTCTCTGACGATATCCACttttcatttgtatttctttttgtgttgattCGTGTTAAAAACTAACCAGTTTTGCTAAATACGACAACAAATTAATGCAGATTATGTACTTGTACATGTTGTTTCATTGTTCGAGAAAAGAGTTGGTTATATATTAAGGGTTTTAGTCAAATAGCCTGACTAGGATGTCTCATCGTTGGTTTGGAACTAATTAAATTCGTGGACTGAAATGGCGATCTGAACGATGTCGACGATCGTTTGGGTAAAATTGACGGAACAAATATTTCGACTTTCAATTTGACAAACTGTTGGTTAATTATTAGAGTTATTTCTCACCGCATAATTGTCGCCGTTATCCCGTTAGTTTTTTCGTCAATTCGAAATTTTCGACCGAGCGGAACTCGATGACAAACGTTTGAAATTTCGAGTCTTGTAAAagtgaaagaatttttattagaaGTCGATCATCGACACGAAATGTATTCGCTTGCTCTACATCAGAGAGAATAAAGTCCTACGGCGCGCCCCACTGTTTCTGCATTTGCATCCAGCTCGGCCTTCCCGCAAACCGAAATCGAGTCGGCTGATTCACAAcaattccatttccatttaaacatttaaaagacCAGCAGTCTTTTGGCCCAGAATCGCTGTTACGGTACGAGAGAAAAGGGCCCTGGTTCCTATCCCTATTAGGCAGGACGATGCTCTAATAGTGCAACTCTGCTCAGCTGTTGGTGGACGTGacaccatttttaattttcgacGTAGTATTCCTCGCCACAGATGTTGGCGCATCCTTGGAGCAAAACTGTAGACGAAACTTTCCCTCTTCTCCTATCGACTATCGTGTATACTTCCATTTACGTAGCGAGGCAACATGATGGAGTGAATCCCTGTCAGGTATTATTGGCtgttgccccccccccctttgacCCTCGATGGAAAGCGCATCTCAATTATGGCACCGGGTTTTTCCCACATCCTGTGGCTCTACAACATGGCAAAAAGTATCACAAAAATAAT
The sequence above is a segment of the Daphnia pulex isolate KAP4 chromosome 11, ASM2113471v1 genome. Coding sequences within it:
- the LOC124207144 gene encoding uncharacterized protein LOC124207144 isoform X2 → MSFKVFSILALVVLVCVLTTTANPAAPEEHVTEMAHHHKKSERGWKKHVAAERRNFTRTHYHHTRKMKEENESVKETVKTKRDDDDKVIQFDFSKWLKNFKPAIKVAAPLDIDEKPTTLEAVEATPAAADPALVAAMEMTNLAGVETAVVEAVDAAPLVLVEPAVPVPATEPISLPTVEIVSLLAVEPIVAVEELL
- the LOC124207147 gene encoding glycine-rich cell wall structural protein-like isoform X2, encoding MSRSNLLSLCLVLGVLAAVANAEAAAVPSAPRDKRQILGAILGSLLGGGGHGHGGHGGEHHGGGHGYEGGHGGGHGYEGGHGHGGYGGHGHGGGHGYEGHGHGGYGGYGGHYGGYNQGYYGGGHHHH
- the LOC124207144 gene encoding uncharacterized protein LOC124207144 isoform X1 produces the protein MSFKVFSILALVVLVCVLTTTANPAAPEEHVTEMAHHHKKSERGWKKHVAAERRNFTRTHYHHTRKMKEENESVKETVKTKRDDDDKVIQFDFSKWLKNFKPAIKVAAPLDIDEKPTTLEAVEATPAAADPALVAAMEMTNLAGVETAVVEAVDAAPLVLVEPAVPVPATEPISLPTVEIVSLLAVEPIVAVEELL
- the LOC124207147 gene encoding uncharacterized protein LOC124207147 isoform X1 gives rise to the protein MNFKVLSILAMVAMVVFTTTANPAPEEHVSEMDEESEHASEDHHAAAEKSAAAHSHHVKRVKDGKKHHEPINRRPREAKAATKEHKKGAIATKEGTIKAGATAPIHVPQGDPAVGLHAPVRVKPRQPKVIWNAPKKPVVG